One window from the genome of Methylothermaceae bacteria B42 encodes:
- a CDS encoding 50S ribosomal protein L22, whose protein sequence is MEVSAKLRNANVSAQKCRLVADQIRGLPVDKAINLLRFSNKKSALLIKKVLESAIANAEHNKGADIDELKVSTVYVDEGPTMKRFKPRAKGRINHILKRTCHITVKVSESE, encoded by the coding sequence TTGGAAGTTTCAGCAAAATTGAGGAATGCGAATGTTTCTGCCCAAAAGTGTCGCCTTGTAGCAGACCAAATTCGTGGGTTGCCGGTTGATAAAGCGATCAATTTATTGCGTTTTAGTAACAAGAAATCGGCGCTACTGATAAAGAAAGTGTTGGAGTCTGCAATTGCCAATGCTGAACATAACAAGGGCGCTGACATCGATGAATTAAAGGTATCGACCGTCTATGTGGACGAAGGGCCCACGATGAAGCGATTTAAGCCGAGAGCGAAAGGGCGTATTAATCATATTTTGAAGCGTACGTGTCACATTACTGTCAAAGTTTCGGAAAGCGAGTAA
- a CDS encoding 30S ribosomal protein S19 yields MPRSIKKGPFIDHNLMKKIEEAQSSQSKRPIKTWSRRSMIVPEMIGMTIAIHNGRQHVPVLISENMVGHKLGEFAPTRTFRGHAADKKSR; encoded by the coding sequence GTGCCACGTTCGATTAAAAAAGGCCCATTTATTGATCATAATCTGATGAAAAAGATTGAAGAGGCGCAATCAAGTCAGAGTAAGCGACCGATTAAAACTTGGTCCAGAAGGTCAATGATTGTGCCGGAAATGATAGGTATGACGATTGCTATTCATAATGGCCGGCAACATGTTCCAGTATTGATCAGTGAAAACATGGTTGGTCATAAATTGGGTGAGTTCGCACCTACGAGAACTTTTCGTGGGCACGCAGCCGATAAAAAGTCCAGGTAA
- a CDS encoding 50S ribosomal protein L2, which produces MAIVKCKPTSPGRRFVIRVKPEGLHKGDPYEPLVAKLTKSGGRNNAGRISTRHRGGGHKRRYRIIDFRRDKLGVPGKVERLEYDPNRTAHIALILYKDGERRYIIAPKNLQVGQEIISDKEVPVKIGNCMPLRNIPVGTQLHCIELKPGKGAQLARSAGATAQLLAKEGIHATLRLRSGEMRKVHIDCKAVIGEVSNAEHNLSSLGKAGASRWRGRRPTVRGIAMNPVDHPHGGGEGRNKGKHPTSPWGQPTKGYKTRRNKRTDNMIVRRRKAK; this is translated from the coding sequence ATGGCCATTGTTAAGTGTAAACCTACTTCGCCAGGACGTAGGTTTGTTATCCGGGTAAAGCCAGAAGGACTCCATAAAGGAGATCCTTATGAGCCATTAGTCGCGAAATTGACTAAATCAGGCGGCCGCAATAACGCCGGGCGCATCTCAACACGGCATCGGGGTGGCGGCCATAAACGCCGCTACAGAATTATTGACTTTCGCCGCGATAAGCTTGGTGTGCCTGGGAAAGTCGAGCGTTTGGAATACGATCCAAACAGGACCGCCCATATCGCCCTCATTCTTTATAAAGATGGCGAGCGGCGATACATTATAGCGCCTAAAAATCTTCAGGTAGGACAGGAGATTATTTCTGACAAGGAGGTTCCGGTAAAAATTGGCAATTGCATGCCGCTCAGAAATATCCCGGTTGGTACCCAACTTCATTGCATTGAGCTGAAACCTGGCAAAGGCGCCCAATTGGCCAGGAGTGCTGGTGCTACCGCGCAGCTACTCGCAAAGGAAGGTATTCATGCAACCTTGCGGCTACGTTCCGGTGAGATGCGCAAAGTTCATATAGATTGCAAGGCGGTCATTGGTGAAGTTTCCAATGCCGAGCATAACCTGAGTTCGCTTGGTAAGGCAGGTGCTTCCCGTTGGCGGGGCCGGCGGCCTACCGTCAGGGGAATTGCCATGAACCCTGTGGATCACCCTCACGGGGGTGGTGAAGGTAGGAATAAAGGGAAACATCCCACATCCCCTTGGGGGCAGCCTACCAAAGGTTATAAAACTCGGCGGAATAAGCGTACCGATAATATGATTGTTCGGCGTCGTAAAGCTAAATAG
- a CDS encoding 50S ribosomal protein L23 produces the protein MSQLDLMNIVLAPVISEKSTRLADSEGRFVFKVRKNATKPQIKKAIELLFEVEVDSVQVLNVRGKQKRFGRHMGKRPDWKKAYIRLKPGHDIDLSVA, from the coding sequence ATGAGTCAACTTGATCTAATGAACATAGTCTTAGCGCCTGTAATCTCTGAGAAAAGTACGCGATTAGCCGATAGCGAAGGACGATTTGTCTTTAAAGTGCGAAAAAATGCAACTAAGCCACAAATAAAAAAAGCAATTGAGCTTTTGTTTGAAGTAGAAGTGGATTCGGTTCAAGTCTTGAATGTTCGCGGGAAACAAAAACGCTTTGGTCGCCACATGGGCAAGAGGCCGGACTGGAAAAAAGCGTATATCCGACTCAAACCAGGCCATGACATTGATTTGTCTGTGGCGTAA
- the rplD gene encoding 50S ribosomal protein L4 (L4 is important during the early stages of 50S assembly; it initially binds near the 5' end of the 23S rRNA), with the protein MSVEIPVVNEKDSAQPIAVTDEVFGQPFNEPLVHQVVTTYLNNGRAGTKAQKNRSDVSGGGKKPWRQKGTGRARAGTIRSPIWRGGGGTFAARPRDFTKKLNKKMYRVGMRSIVSELVRQNRLCVSEDLLPNEPKTKAIASKLNQYGLTESVLILVNEPNEILERAIRNLPLVTVALAASVDPVSLVSADKVIAVPAAVKVLEERLG; encoded by the coding sequence ATGAGCGTGGAAATTCCAGTAGTTAATGAAAAGGATTCAGCCCAACCGATTGCGGTAACAGATGAAGTATTCGGGCAACCTTTCAACGAGCCGCTAGTGCATCAAGTGGTCACGACTTATTTGAATAATGGCCGCGCAGGGACTAAAGCGCAGAAAAACCGCTCTGATGTGAGCGGCGGCGGCAAAAAGCCTTGGCGCCAAAAAGGCACCGGAAGGGCGAGAGCAGGTACAATACGTAGTCCTATTTGGAGAGGCGGTGGGGGAACTTTTGCAGCACGCCCACGGGATTTCACAAAGAAATTAAACAAGAAGATGTACCGTGTAGGCATGCGTTCAATTGTGTCTGAGCTTGTGCGGCAAAATCGACTTTGTGTCAGTGAGGATTTGCTTCCAAACGAGCCGAAAACGAAAGCGATTGCTAGCAAATTGAACCAATATGGTTTGACTGAAAGCGTCCTAATACTCGTCAATGAGCCCAACGAAATTTTGGAACGCGCAATTAGGAACCTTCCTTTAGTGACAGTCGCTTTAGCTGCCAGCGTAGACCCTGTGTCCCTTGTGTCAGCAGATAAAGTGATTGCAGTTCCGGCGGCGGTCAAAGTTTTAGAGGAGCGTTTAGGATGA
- a CDS encoding 50S ribosomal protein L3 — translation MTIGIVGRKCGMTRMFTEDGQSVPVTVIQVEENRVAQVKTAERDGYSAVQVTTGAKKTSRIPKPEAGHFAKAGVSAGRGLWEFRLREGEELEVGATIDISIFEEGQYVDVVGTTIGKGFAGPIKKYNFRSQDATHGNSLSHRAPGSIGQCQTPGRVFKGKKMAGRMGNVRRTAQNLQIVAVDKDKNILMIKGAVPGHKGSDVIVRPAVKKTQG, via the coding sequence ATGACGATCGGAATAGTCGGGCGCAAATGCGGAATGACAAGAATGTTCACTGAAGATGGTCAATCTGTCCCAGTGACCGTTATCCAAGTGGAAGAAAACCGTGTGGCTCAGGTAAAGACTGCAGAGCGCGATGGTTATAGTGCCGTTCAGGTAACGACAGGAGCAAAAAAAACATCCCGAATACCGAAGCCGGAAGCCGGCCACTTTGCCAAGGCTGGTGTGTCGGCTGGTCGAGGGTTGTGGGAATTTAGATTGAGGGAAGGCGAAGAATTGGAAGTGGGCGCAACCATCGATATCAGCATATTTGAAGAAGGTCAGTATGTTGATGTTGTGGGAACGACGATAGGTAAAGGTTTTGCAGGACCCATTAAAAAATATAATTTCCGCAGCCAAGACGCAACGCACGGGAATTCCTTGTCTCATCGGGCCCCCGGTTCTATTGGCCAATGTCAAACGCCCGGCAGGGTATTTAAAGGCAAAAAAATGGCTGGCCGTATGGGTAATGTTCGCCGTACTGCCCAAAACCTACAAATAGTGGCAGTTGATAAAGACAAAAATATTTTAATGATTAAAGGTGCTGTGCCTGGTCATAAGGGCTCGGATGTCATTGTGCGTCCGGCGGTAAAGAAAACACAGGGTTAA
- the rpsJ gene encoding 30S ribosomal protein S10 (NusE; involved in assembly of the 30S subunit; in the ribosome, this protein is involved in the binding of tRNA; in Escherichia coli this protein was also found to be involved in transcription antitermination; NusB/S10 heterodimers bind boxA sequences in the leader RNA of rrn operons which is required for antitermination; binding of NusB/S10 to boxA nucleates assembly of the antitermination complex), producing MDKRQRIRIRLKGFDHRLVEQSTSEIVETAKRTGAQVLGPIPLPTKKERYTVLISPHVNKDARDQYEIRTHKRLIDIVEPTDKTVDALMKLDLAAGVDVQIKLN from the coding sequence ATGGATAAAAGGCAGCGTATCCGGATCCGCTTAAAAGGATTCGATCATCGCTTGGTTGAGCAATCTACGAGCGAAATAGTTGAAACAGCAAAACGTACTGGGGCCCAGGTGTTGGGTCCTATTCCTCTCCCCACAAAAAAAGAGAGGTATACGGTTTTGATTTCTCCGCATGTCAATAAGGATGCGCGAGATCAGTATGAGATTCGAACCCATAAGCGGCTCATCGACATTGTCGAGCCAACCGATAAAACGGTCGACGCTCTGATGAAGTTAGACCTGGCTGCAGGTGTCGATGTGCAAATCAAGTTGAATTGA
- the tuf gene encoding elongation factor Tu (EF-Tu; promotes GTP-dependent binding of aminoacyl-tRNA to the A-site of ribosomes during protein biosynthesis; when the tRNA anticodon matches the mRNA codon, GTP hydrolysis results; the inactive EF-Tu-GDP leaves the ribosome and release of GDP is promoted by elongation factor Ts; many prokaryotes have two copies of the gene encoding EF-Tu) — MAKQKFERTKPHVNVGTIGHVDHGKTTLTAALTKVSAEHFQGAEFRDYSQIDNAPEERERGITIATAHVEYETAKRHYAHVDCPGHADYVKNMITGAAQMDGAILVVSAADGPMPQTREHILLARQVGVPYIVVYLNKADMVDDEELLELVEMEVRELLSQYEFPGDDVPVVTGSALKALEGDQSDIGVPSILKLMEAMDEYIPEPERPIDLPFLMPIEDVFSISGRGTVVTGRIERGKVLVGDEVEIVGIRPTTKTTVTGVEMFRKLLDEGVAGDNVGVLLRGTKRDEVERGQVLAQPGSITPHTHFEAEVYVLSKDEGGRHTPFFNGYRPQFYFRTTDVTGSVELPEGVEMVMPGDNVKVKVKLIAPIAMEEGLRFAIREGGRTVGAGVVSKIIE; from the coding sequence ATGGCCAAGCAGAAATTTGAGCGTACCAAGCCACATGTGAATGTGGGGACGATTGGGCATGTTGACCATGGTAAGACGACGTTGACGGCGGCGTTGACCAAGGTATCTGCGGAACATTTTCAGGGGGCTGAGTTCAGGGACTACAGTCAGATTGACAATGCGCCGGAAGAGCGCGAGCGTGGGATTACCATTGCTACCGCGCACGTCGAATACGAAACTGCCAAGCGTCACTATGCCCACGTTGACTGTCCTGGTCACGCGGACTATGTCAAGAACATGATCACTGGTGCGGCGCAGATGGACGGTGCCATTTTGGTGGTATCGGCGGCCGATGGCCCGATGCCACAGACCCGTGAGCACATTCTGCTGGCCCGTCAGGTGGGGGTACCCTACATTGTTGTCTATCTGAACAAAGCCGACATGGTGGACGACGAAGAACTGCTGGAACTGGTGGAAATGGAAGTTCGCGAGCTGCTGAGTCAGTATGAATTTCCTGGCGATGACGTGCCGGTAGTGACTGGCAGTGCCCTCAAGGCCCTGGAAGGTGATCAAAGCGACATTGGCGTGCCCTCTATTCTCAAGCTGATGGAAGCGATGGACGAATACATTCCCGAGCCGGAACGTCCAATTGACCTACCCTTCCTGATGCCGATCGAAGACGTATTCTCCATTTCTGGTCGGGGCACCGTGGTGACAGGTCGTATTGAGCGCGGCAAAGTGCTGGTTGGCGACGAAGTTGAAATTGTCGGCATTCGACCCACCACCAAAACGACCGTGACTGGCGTGGAGATGTTCCGCAAGCTGCTGGACGAAGGGGTGGCCGGTGACAATGTTGGTGTGTTGCTGCGCGGCACCAAGCGTGATGAAGTGGAACGGGGGCAAGTCTTGGCCCAACCTGGCAGCATTACCCCGCATACCCATTTTGAAGCGGAAGTGTATGTATTATCCAAAGACGAAGGCGGACGTCATACCCCGTTTTTCAATGGCTATCGTCCCCAGTTTTACTTCCGGACCACGGACGTGACGGGTTCGGTGGAATTGCCGGAAGGGGTTGAGATGGTGATGCCTGGTGATAATGTCAAGGTCAAAGTCAAACTGATTGCTCCGATTGCGATGGAAGAGGGGCTGCGGTTTGCAATTCGTGAAGGTGGCCGCACCGTAGGTGCTGGTGTGGTTTCGAAAATTATCGAGTAA
- a CDS encoding ribose-phosphate pyrophosphokinase (catalyzes the formation of 5-phospho-alpha-D-ribose 1-phosphate from D-ribose 5-phosphate and ATP), protein MNDAGFMVFAGNSNLPLAQGIVDKLNMRLGLASVGRFSDGEIAVEIEEHVRGREIFVIQSTCMPTNENLMELLVIVDALRRSSAGTITAVIPYFGYGRQDRRPRSVRVPITAKLVAKMITCAGVDRVLTVDLHADQVQGFFDIPVDNVYASPLLLGDIWRQKYDNLIVVSPDVGGVVRARALAKRLGDAELAIIDKRRPRPNEARVMNIIGEVKDRTCILIDDLVDTAGTLCQASVALKENGAQKVVAYCTHPVLSGPAVSNIANSELDELVVTDTIPLRAEAENCGKIRQLSVAEMLAETIRRIVVGESVSSLYID, encoded by the coding sequence ATGAATGATGCGGGCTTTATGGTGTTTGCCGGAAATTCTAATTTGCCTTTGGCGCAAGGGATTGTGGATAAGCTCAATATGCGCTTGGGGCTGGCGAGTGTTGGCCGGTTCAGCGATGGCGAGATAGCGGTCGAGATTGAAGAGCATGTGCGTGGACGGGAGATATTTGTCATTCAGTCTACTTGCATGCCTACGAATGAAAATTTGATGGAATTGCTTGTGATTGTTGATGCACTGCGGCGCTCGTCAGCAGGCACAATCACCGCTGTGATTCCTTATTTTGGTTATGGGCGCCAAGATCGCCGGCCTCGGTCGGTTCGAGTGCCCATTACAGCTAAGCTGGTGGCGAAAATGATTACTTGCGCCGGCGTGGATCGCGTATTGACGGTGGATTTACATGCCGATCAAGTGCAGGGCTTTTTTGATATTCCGGTGGATAATGTGTATGCGTCTCCGCTTTTGCTGGGAGATATCTGGCGCCAGAAATATGACAATTTAATTGTGGTTTCTCCCGATGTGGGTGGTGTCGTGCGAGCGCGGGCCTTGGCTAAGCGTTTGGGGGATGCGGAGCTGGCAATTATTGATAAGCGCCGCCCGCGGCCAAACGAGGCGCGGGTGATGAATATTATTGGTGAAGTTAAGGATCGCACCTGCATCCTAATCGATGACTTGGTAGATACTGCGGGAACGTTGTGCCAAGCCTCGGTAGCGCTGAAAGAAAACGGCGCTCAAAAAGTAGTGGCTTACTGCACACATCCGGTCTTGTCAGGGCCTGCGGTAAGCAATATTGCTAATTCTGAATTAGACGAGCTTGTGGTGACAGATACTATTCCATTGCGAGCTGAAGCTGAAAATTGCGGTAAAATCCGCCAATTGAGCGTTGCGGAAATGTTAGCTGAGACAATTCGCAGGATAGTGGTAGGGGAATCGGTCAGTTCTTTATACATAGATTAA
- a CDS encoding 4-(cytidine 5'-diphospho)-2-C-methyl-D-erythritol kinase: MSEVSVYQQWPAPAKLNLMLRIIGRRADGYHLLQTVFQFIDRCDFLDFEILKDSRIELKTPLAGVPPETDLTVRAARLLQESAGVRKGVRISVHKRLPMGGGLGGGSSDAATVLMVLNYFWEVGLTEETLIQLGVRLGADVPVFIKGRSAWAEGVGETLTPLDLPQPWYVIVIPPCHVSTREIFSDPDLTRNSNPVKIKNFLEGMEANDCLPVVRDKYPQVKQALSELSQFGNARLTGTGACVFSAFPTKGQALEVKREMAKKWQAMVAQGRNLSPLHEKLAQLR; encoded by the coding sequence ATGTCTGAGGTTTCGGTTTACCAACAATGGCCGGCGCCGGCCAAATTAAATCTGATGCTGAGAATTATCGGGCGGCGAGCCGATGGTTACCATCTATTGCAAACGGTTTTCCAGTTTATTGATCGCTGCGATTTCCTCGATTTTGAAATTTTGAAAGACTCTCGTATAGAGCTAAAAACACCTCTTGCAGGTGTCCCTCCCGAAACAGATTTGACCGTTAGAGCAGCGCGTTTACTCCAGGAATCGGCGGGTGTAAGGAAAGGCGTCAGGATTTCAGTCCATAAGCGCTTGCCAATGGGTGGCGGTCTAGGAGGAGGAAGCTCGGATGCCGCAACCGTGCTGATGGTATTGAATTACTTTTGGGAGGTTGGGTTAACGGAAGAAACGCTTATTCAGCTAGGCGTGCGGCTGGGCGCGGATGTGCCTGTGTTCATCAAAGGACGAAGCGCCTGGGCAGAAGGGGTTGGAGAGACATTGACGCCTCTGGATTTGCCGCAGCCATGGTACGTGATCGTTATTCCGCCTTGCCACGTCTCTACTCGGGAAATTTTTTCTGACCCTGATTTGACAAGAAATAGCAATCCTGTCAAAATTAAGAACTTTCTTGAAGGCATGGAGGCTAACGATTGCCTGCCTGTTGTCAGGGATAAATATCCCCAAGTAAAGCAGGCATTGTCAGAGCTGTCGCAATTTGGAAATGCGCGTCTGACAGGTACAGGGGCGTGTGTTTTTTCCGCTTTTCCCACCAAGGGGCAAGCGCTTGAGGTAAAGCGGGAAATGGCAAAGAAATGGCAAGCGATGGTCGCTCAGGGAAGGAATCTTTCACCGTTACATGAGAAATTGGCGCAGCTGCGCTGA